Proteins from a genomic interval of Staphylococcus debuckii:
- the ytxJ gene encoding bacillithiol system redox-active protein YtxJ yields MATKLTSIDQFKQVINDNKYVFILKHSNTCPISANAYDQFNKFLYERDIDGYYLVVQEQRELSDYIAEETGVKHESPQAFYFVEGNVKWHASHDDINVSSLAQAEE; encoded by the coding sequence ATGGCTACAAAGCTGACTTCGATTGACCAGTTTAAACAGGTAATTAACGACAACAAATATGTATTTATTTTGAAACACAGCAATACTTGTCCGATTTCTGCAAATGCATATGATCAATTCAACAAGTTCTTATATGAACGTGACATTGACGGCTACTATTTAGTAGTTCAAGAACAACGTGAACTTTCAGATTATATCGCAGAAGAAACTGGCGTGAAACATGAATCACCACAAGCTTTCTACTTTGTAGAAGGAAATGTGAAATGGCATGCGAGTCACGATGACATTAATGTTTCTTCGTTAGCGCAAGCAGAAGAATAA